A genome region from Bacteroides stercoris ATCC 43183 includes the following:
- a CDS encoding F0F1 ATP synthase subunit gamma, with amino-acid sequence MASLKEVKNRISSVKSTRQITSAMKMVASAKLHKAQGRIENMLPYQRKLNEILTNFLSTDVTVESPYTEERPVGKVAIVAFSSNSSLCGAFNSNVAKMLERTLEDYRSLGKENILVYPVGKKVEEAVKKLGYEPQGSYQEMADKPSYVQAYELAGHLMKEFLEGRIDKVELIYHHFKSMGSQVLTRDNYLPIDLGKVAEEATGTVGKSSFNNDYIVEPSASQLVAELLPKVLSQKIYTVLLDSNTSEHAARMLAMQAATDNANELIQDLTKQYNKSRQQAITNELLDIIGGSMK; translated from the coding sequence ATGGCTTCACTGAAAGAGGTAAAAAATAGAATAAGCTCCGTCAAGAGTACGCGTCAGATAACTTCGGCGATGAAGATGGTGGCGTCCGCCAAGCTGCATAAGGCACAGGGGCGGATTGAGAATATGCTGCCCTATCAACGGAAGCTGAACGAGATTCTGACAAACTTCCTGAGTACGGATGTTACGGTAGAGTCTCCCTATACCGAGGAGCGTCCGGTAGGGAAGGTGGCAATTGTGGCATTCTCGTCCAATTCATCTTTATGCGGCGCTTTCAACTCCAACGTGGCAAAGATGCTGGAGCGTACATTGGAAGATTACCGGTCGCTGGGCAAGGAGAATATCCTGGTGTATCCCGTAGGCAAGAAAGTGGAAGAAGCTGTAAAGAAATTGGGATATGAGCCGCAAGGCAGTTATCAGGAAATGGCCGACAAGCCTTCGTATGTGCAGGCTTATGAGCTTGCCGGGCACCTGATGAAAGAGTTCCTTGAAGGGCGCATCGACAAGGTGGAGCTGATTTATCATCATTTCAAGTCTATGGGCTCGCAAGTGCTGACGAGAGACAACTATCTGCCCATCGACTTGGGCAAGGTAGCCGAAGAAGCAACCGGGACTGTCGGAAAAAGCAGTTTCAACAATGATTATATTGTAGAACCCTCTGCTTCCCAACTGGTGGCCGAGCTTCTTCCTAAAGTGTTGAGCCAGAAGATTTATACGGTCTTGTTGGATTCGAACACTTCCGAGCACGCGGCACGTATGCTTGCCATGCAGGCTGCCACGGACAATGCCAATGAGCTGATTCAGGACTTGACGAAGCAATACAACAAGAGCCGCCAGCAGGCGATTACGAATGAGCTGCTGGACATTATTGGCGGCAGTATGAAATAA
- a CDS encoding AAA family ATPase, translating to MEQNPESALAWQFIESTGTHLFLTGKAGTGKTTFLRKLKQESPKRMVVVAPTGIAAINAGGVTIHSFFQIPFAPYVPESSFSTNGKASYRFRFGKEKINIIRSMDLLVIDEISMVRADLLDAVDEMLRRYRDPYKPFGGVQLLMIGDLQQLAPVVKDEEWQMLSKYYDTPYFFSSRALKQTEYCTIELKTVYRQNDGDFLELLNRIRENHCDPQVLETLNRRYLPGFQPRKEEGYIRLVTHNYQAQRINSYELEQLPGRTYAFRSTVEGKFPEYSYPTDEVLELKEGAQVMFVKNDSSGEHRYYNGMIGEVTSVSAQSIEVRAKDSGDTFLLQEEEWANAKYVLDEESREIVEDIEGTFRQFPLKLAWAITIHKSQGLTFERAIIDASASFAHGQTYVALSRCKTLEGLVLSAPLSAKAVISDRAVDRFTEEARRNEPDENRFHSLQRAYFHGLLSELFDFLPLAQALQRYVRLVDEHLYKLYPKQLAAYKEAAERFREKVVKVAQRFGIQYNRLIDAAQDYAADETLQERIVAGAGYFKDEMALLYPVLIGPRALATDNKVLKKQLNAAKEDLNTLFLLKNRLLAYITEHGFSTAGYLKRKAILSIGEHAVSGKEDLKRRGMLDTVEKNMQDRKRKETAASSVQVPSDVLHPELYDRLVAWRNTEAARLGLPVYTVIQQKAILGISNLLPADKDMLVRIPYFGKKGVEKYGDTILEIVYAYCKEKGLAEPELML from the coding sequence ATGGAGCAGAACCCCGAATCAGCGCTTGCGTGGCAATTCATCGAAAGTACAGGCACTCATCTTTTTCTGACAGGCAAAGCCGGAACCGGTAAAACTACTTTTTTGCGCAAGCTTAAGCAGGAAAGTCCCAAACGTATGGTAGTCGTTGCGCCCACCGGCATAGCGGCCATCAATGCCGGCGGTGTTACCATCCATTCGTTCTTTCAGATTCCGTTTGCACCTTATGTGCCCGAAAGCTCGTTCAGCACGAATGGAAAGGCAAGCTACCGCTTCCGTTTCGGTAAGGAGAAAATCAATATCATACGCAGCATGGATCTGCTGGTGATTGATGAAATCAGTATGGTACGCGCCGACTTGCTGGATGCGGTAGATGAAATGCTCCGCCGCTACCGCGACCCCTACAAACCGTTTGGCGGTGTGCAGTTGCTGATGATTGGCGACCTGCAGCAGTTGGCTCCCGTGGTGAAAGACGAGGAATGGCAGATGCTCAGCAAGTACTACGACACTCCCTATTTCTTCTCCAGCCGCGCGCTGAAGCAGACGGAATATTGCACCATCGAGCTTAAAACCGTATACCGGCAGAATGACGGAGACTTCCTGGAACTGCTGAACCGCATCCGTGAGAACCATTGCGACCCGCAGGTGCTGGAAACGCTGAACCGCCGCTATCTCCCCGGCTTCCAGCCTCGGAAAGAGGAAGGATATATCCGTCTGGTCACCCATAACTATCAGGCGCAGCGTATCAACAGCTACGAGCTGGAACAGCTTCCGGGACGTACCTATGCGTTTCGCTCTACTGTCGAGGGGAAGTTTCCCGAATATTCATACCCCACGGACGAAGTTCTCGAACTGAAAGAAGGCGCTCAGGTGATGTTCGTGAAGAACGACTCTTCCGGCGAGCACCGCTACTACAACGGTATGATTGGTGAGGTAACCTCCGTTTCTGCCCAGAGTATCGAGGTACGCGCCAAAGACAGCGGGGATACTTTCCTGTTGCAGGAAGAGGAGTGGGCAAATGCAAAATACGTCTTGGACGAAGAGAGCAGGGAGATTGTAGAAGATATTGAAGGTACTTTCCGGCAGTTTCCCCTGAAACTGGCGTGGGCCATTACAATCCACAAGAGTCAGGGGCTTACGTTTGAGCGTGCCATTATCGATGCCAGCGCATCCTTTGCACATGGGCAGACGTATGTGGCACTGAGCCGTTGCAAGACGCTGGAAGGCCTGGTGCTCAGCGCACCGCTTTCGGCAAAGGCTGTTATCAGCGACCGTGCCGTAGACCGGTTTACGGAAGAAGCCCGCCGGAACGAACCGGACGAAAACCGCTTCCATTCACTGCAACGTGCCTATTTTCACGGGCTGCTGTCGGAACTGTTTGATTTCCTGCCGCTGGCACAAGCGTTGCAGCGCTATGTACGGCTGGTCGATGAACATCTTTATAAACTCTATCCCAAGCAGCTTGCCGCCTACAAAGAGGCGGCGGAGCGTTTCCGCGAAAAGGTGGTAAAAGTGGCGCAGAGGTTCGGCATACAGTACAACCGCCTGATTGACGCCGCACAGGACTATGCTGCGGACGAAACCCTGCAGGAGCGGATTGTTGCGGGAGCCGGTTACTTTAAAGATGAAATGGCGCTTTTGTATCCCGTATTAATAGGGCCACGCGCTCTTGCCACGGATAATAAGGTGCTGAAGAAGCAACTGAACGCAGCCAAAGAGGATTTGAATACTCTTTTCCTGTTGAAAAACAGACTGCTGGCATACATAACGGAACACGGATTCAGCACAGCCGGGTATTTGAAGCGGAAAGCCATACTGTCTATCGGCGAGCATGCTGTCTCCGGCAAAGAGGACCTGAAGCGGAGAGGCATGCTGGATACAGTGGAGAAGAACATGCAGGACCGCAAAAGGAAAGAAACGGCGGCATCTTCCGTTCAAGTGCCTTCGGACGTACTGCATCCCGAACTATACGACCGCCTGGTGGCTTGGAGAAACACGGAAGCAGCCCGTTTGGGGCTGCCGGTCTACACGGTCATCCAGCAAAAGGCCATTTTGGGCATCAGCAACCTGTTGCCTGCCGATAAGGACATGCTTGTCCGCATCCCTTATTTCGGGAAGAAAGGGGTAGAGAAGTACGGAGACACCATTCTGGAAATAGTATATGCGTACTGCAAGGAGAAAGGATTGGCAGAGCCGGAGCTTATGCTTTAG
- a CDS encoding sensor histidine kinase, which translates to MKLPLKYIAILVILSLAGIFSYQAYWLGGLYRTMRNDLERNIIEAMRMSDYNEMMLRVERMRKDSADHGTVSVSAGFEKDGTQNKTYVHSTTSIDRNGRKEETSDQQVIHQKSDTLLMSISDNSSVQAIITRDGIAVPDSDDVLFIERNKDRNKAQWLNADSAQKKLEAAIKDTDVLPQAALRANSGLDVILRDQNSMLELATYFQRGLHSGLDVISDPDVLVYDSLLTFQLKDRGITLPHRLEHIYTNDKASPHTFTDTLAVAGTPGYVPSPEAKLYEYAFDISTHQSYRLWMEPVTPLVLKQMSGILTTSFVILIILCFAFWILIRTILQQKTLEEMKSDFTNNITHELKTPIAVAYAANDALLNFNQADEKAKRDKYLRICQEQLQRLSGLVEQILSMSMERRKTFRLHPEPLSMESILEPLIEQHKLKAEKPVHISTDIEPVGLTLTADRTHFSNIISNLIDNAIKYSPEAADVNIRCRQTASAGQGEFVEIAISDRGTGIAPEKQSHIFDKFYRVPTGNLHNVKGYGLGLFYVKTMTEKHGGSVTVKSEPGKGSTFTLRFPNG; encoded by the coding sequence ATGAAACTGCCTTTGAAATACATTGCCATACTCGTTATCCTGTCTTTGGCGGGTATCTTCTCCTACCAGGCCTACTGGCTCGGCGGGCTGTACCGCACCATGCGCAACGACCTGGAGCGCAACATCATAGAAGCCATGCGCATGAGCGACTATAACGAAATGATGCTGCGTGTGGAAAGGATGCGCAAGGACAGTGCCGACCATGGGACAGTGAGCGTATCCGCCGGATTCGAGAAAGACGGAACGCAAAACAAAACCTATGTACACAGCACCACCAGCATAGACCGCAACGGCCGGAAAGAAGAAACCTCCGACCAGCAGGTCATTCATCAAAAGAGCGACACCCTTTTGATGAGTATCTCGGACAATTCCTCCGTACAGGCTATTATCACCCGTGATGGCATCGCCGTCCCGGACTCCGACGATGTACTTTTCATAGAACGGAACAAAGACCGGAACAAGGCTCAATGGCTGAATGCCGATTCAGCCCAAAAGAAGCTGGAAGCCGCCATAAAAGACACCGATGTTCTGCCCCAGGCCGCACTGAGGGCAAACAGCGGGCTGGATGTTATTCTGCGCGACCAGAACAGCATGCTGGAACTCGCCACATATTTCCAGCGCGGCCTGCACTCCGGCCTGGATGTCATTTCCGACCCCGATGTCCTTGTATACGACAGCCTGCTCACCTTTCAGCTCAAAGACCGGGGCATCACGCTGCCCCACCGCCTGGAGCATATCTATACGAACGACAAAGCATCTCCCCATACGTTTACAGACACGCTTGCCGTGGCCGGTACTCCCGGATACGTTCCAAGCCCCGAAGCCAAGCTATACGAGTACGCTTTCGACATCAGTACCCATCAGAGCTACCGCCTTTGGATGGAACCCGTTACCCCGTTGGTGCTGAAGCAGATGTCGGGCATTCTGACTACCTCGTTCGTTATCCTCATCATCCTCTGCTTCGCGTTCTGGATACTTATCCGCACCATCTTGCAGCAAAAGACGCTGGAGGAGATGAAAAGCGACTTTACCAACAACATCACCCACGAACTGAAAACCCCTATCGCCGTGGCCTATGCCGCCAACGATGCCCTGCTGAACTTTAACCAGGCGGACGAAAAGGCCAAGCGCGACAAGTATCTGCGCATCTGCCAGGAACAGTTGCAACGGCTCAGCGGACTTGTCGAACAGATACTCTCCATGAGCATGGAACGCCGCAAGACCTTCCGCCTGCATCCGGAACCGCTGTCCATGGAAAGCATTCTCGAACCGCTTATCGAGCAGCATAAACTGAAGGCGGAGAAGCCCGTGCATATCTCTACGGACATCGAGCCTGTCGGGCTTACCCTCACGGCAGACCGTACGCACTTCAGCAACATCATCAGCAACCTGATTGACAATGCCATAAAATACTCGCCCGAAGCAGCGGACGTAAACATCCGTTGCCGGCAAACCGCCTCTGCCGGACAAGGAGAGTTTGTTGAAATCGCCATCAGCGACCGTGGAACAGGTATCGCTCCCGAAAAGCAGAGCCACATATTCGATAAGTTCTACCGCGTTCCCACCGGCAATCTGCACAACGTGAAGGGCTACGGCCTCGGTCTGTTCTATGTCAAGACCATGACCGAAAAGCACGGCGGAAGCGTAACGGTAAAGAGCGAACCGGGCAAAGGAAGCACGTTCACTCTGAGGTTTCCGAACGGATAA
- a CDS encoding response regulator transcription factor: MDKIKVLLVEDEETLAMIIKDTLEGQSFIIHTAADGEEGLRLFFDLRPDVLVADVMMPRMDGFEMVRRIRQTDKHTPVLFLTARSAINDVVEGFELGANDYLKKPFGMQELIIRIKALAGKAFNFTEPAPKEVTDFEIGNYRFNPVTQRLSYTGTGAAPHADTEMELSHRESEILKRLCENRNQVVNTQNVLLDLWGDDSFFNSRSLHVFITKLRHKLAQDDRIRIVNVRGIGYKLIV; the protein is encoded by the coding sequence ATGGATAAAATAAAAGTATTGCTGGTTGAGGATGAAGAGACCCTCGCCATGATTATAAAGGACACGCTGGAAGGGCAAAGTTTCATTATCCACACCGCTGCCGACGGCGAGGAGGGGTTGCGCCTGTTCTTCGACCTGCGCCCCGATGTGCTGGTGGCAGACGTCATGATGCCCCGTATGGACGGCTTCGAAATGGTACGCCGCATCCGCCAGACCGACAAGCACACGCCGGTGCTTTTCCTCACTGCACGCTCTGCCATCAATGATGTTGTAGAGGGCTTTGAACTCGGCGCCAACGATTATCTGAAGAAACCTTTCGGTATGCAGGAACTGATTATCCGCATCAAGGCGCTGGCGGGCAAGGCTTTCAACTTTACGGAACCTGCTCCCAAAGAAGTCACCGACTTTGAAATAGGCAATTACCGGTTCAACCCCGTCACGCAACGGCTGTCGTATACAGGAACCGGTGCTGCTCCGCACGCCGATACGGAGATGGAACTCTCACACCGCGAATCGGAAATACTGAAGCGCCTCTGCGAGAACCGCAATCAGGTGGTCAATACCCAGAATGTACTGCTCGACCTCTGGGGAGACGACAGCTTCTTCAACTCCCGCAGCCTGCACGTATTTATAACGAAGCTGCGCCACAAGCTGGCGCAAGACGACCGCATCCGCATCGTAAACGTGCGGGGGATAGGCTATAAACTGATAGTATAA